The Methanohalophilus portucalensis DNA window TTTACAGATTAACTGACAGTTTTAAAGAATACATAGTAGTTGAAAATATATCTGATAAAAATGTCTCTGTCCGAGTAGGTCAATTAATTAGGTTCTTTAATTTTATTAATGCCCTAAAAAAAGCACCTTCTTATACCAGTATCATTAATCCAAGAGAAGTAAATTTGTTGGAATCAAATCTTGACGAAATAAAAGTATTTATTTTTGCAAATTCTGTAGACTGGAAACCAAATAGGGAGTACTGGGGTAAACAATATAAAGATTTAGAAAAACTCTCCTATAGTAAAAATATAGGCTATGAACCTTATTATGCTGCAGGTGTTGTAGAAATTATAAGAACAATTTCTAATAAAAAAAGACACCCTGCAGCATTCCGTAAAAATTTTGAAACTACATTTAATTTTTATAATGATTTTCATCAAATGATAGGAGTTTATAATTTATCTCTTTATGCATTCATTGAACTTCTTGAAGCTTGGGTTTCATTGAAGCCTTTTATTGATAATTATATTAATTAATTATGTGGAAGTGAAGTCTAATGATTGACCTTAATGAATTAGAAACCAGAAAACAAAAGATAGACGTCCTTCTCAAAGAACATGGATGGGACATTTCAGATAGGTCAAAAGTTGTCGTTGAAGTTGATACAAAGCAATCCGATTTTAACAAACAAGTCTATAAACAGGTTAACGAAACCCGCAAAAACAAATCTGAAAGTAAATATGCCGATTACCTGCTTCTTGATGACCTGGGCGATCCAATCGCTATAATCGAAGCAAAAAGGACTTCTAAAGATCCAGTTCTGGGCCAAAAACAGGCTGAAGAATATGCCGATGACATAAAAGCACAAATTGGCAAGGATGTTTTTATTTTTCTTTCGAATGGATACCAAATTTGGTTCTGGGATAGGGAACGCTATCCAATGAGGCAGATAAAAGGATTCCACACCCAAAAAGACCTTCAAAGATTCAAATTCCAGATTCAGAATAGCAAAATTGACCATGATATTGAAATAAGTAAGGACATTGTTGACAGATCAAAAAGTGTAGAAGTTGCAAAGAGGATTGTTGAGCATATCCACAAAGGCCATAGAAAAGCCCTGATAGTAATGGCAACTGGTACAGGTAAAACCAGGGTTGCAATGGCAATTATCGATCAACTAATCCGTGAGGAACGTGTCCAGAGAGTTTTATTTTTAACTGATCGTAAAGGCCTTAGAAAACAGGCTTATGATAAAGGTTTCATGAAATTCTTCCCGGATGAATCAAAAGAAAAAATCCTTTCAGGCAACTATGATCCTCATAAAAGATTGTATGTATCCACAATTCAAACGTTTCAGGAAATATATAATCAGAAAGGTAAAAACGGACAATACATAATTTCGCCCGGAGAATTTGATCTTATATTTTCAGATGAAGCGCATAGATCCATTTACTCCAAATGGAAGGGAATATTCACATACCTTGATGCAATTCAGATAGGTCTTACAGCCACCCCGGCAGACCTTGTTGAGAGAGACACTTTCAGGTTTTTTGAATGTGAAGATAACGCTCCTACTGCCCTCTATTCTTATGATGAGGCTGTAAGGGATGGAGTTCTTTGCGATTTTCGTAAAAATGTAGCCGGTGCACGGACTCATTTCCAGATAGAAGGTGTAAAGCCTGATGACTTGAGCCCCGAAGAGCGAGAGGAATTGATCAAAAAAGGCATTGACCCTGATACAATTAACTTTGAGGGCACAGAACTTGAGAAGAAAGTTGCTGTAAAAGGAACATCTGAGGCAATTGTCAGGGAATTTATGGAGAATTGTCTTCCTGACCAGACGGGAACATTGCCTGCCAAAACCATTTTCTTTGCAATATCAAAACTGCATGCCCTGAGATTATGGGAAGCGTTTGAAAGACTCTATCCTGAATATAAGGGAAAACTTGCAAAAAGGATAATCTCCGAGGATTCAAGAGCATCGGAGTTGATCGAAGAATTCCGGGATAAGGATTATCCAAGGATTGCAATATCTGTTGACATGATGGATACAGGTATTGATGTTCCTGAAATCTGTAACCTTGTGTTTGCAAAACCTGTGTTTTCAAAAATAAAGTTCTGGCAGATGCTGGGAAGAGGTACACGGGCTGATGCGGCATGTGAGTATCGGGAGTGGTTACCCAACGGAGAGAAAGAATATTTCAAAGTCTTTGATTTCTGGAATAACTTCGAATACTGGCAGATGAATCCTAAAGGTGCCAAAAACGAATCCTCTGAGGCTATCACAAACCGTATTTTCCTGTTCAGACTCAAGCAACTTGATGAATTGATGCAGCGTGGTAATGATGACCTGGCAGAAGATGTAAAGGAAACAGTCATCGAGGATATCAAAGCCCTGCCAATGGATTCTGTGAGTGTAAAGGAACATCTTCAGGATGTGGAGAAAGCCCTTTCACCTAAACTATGGGACAATGTTGGTCTTGATCCAATAGATTTCCTGCAGAAAAAAATCATGCATTTGATGAAATTCAAGCCAGGTGTCAATCTGAATGAGGCCAATTTCACATTAAAGTGTGAAAAACTGGCTTATGCGGTCCTCCAAAATAATCAGCATGAAATCGAACGTCTCAAAAAACCGATTGCCAAAATGGTTGATCAACTTCCAAGAACAATTGATAAGGTAAAGGACAAAGAGGACTTGCTTGATGATGTATTAGCCCGTTCATTCTGGAATGGTGTGGATTTTGAAGATGCCAAAAAGATGGTTGATGAAATCGCCCCTCTGATGCCCTACATGGCCAAAGAGCCCAGGGAGACTATTGTAATCGATATGGGAGATACAATAGAGGAAAGAAAGGAGTGGATTTTGAACGAGGAAGAGGCTGAATACGAAACCGCTTACAAGGAAAAGGTGGAAAACTGGATTCAGGAACTTGCAGACACCCATCCTGTTATCATCAAGATAAAAAATGATGAGCCTCTCACAGAGAACGATCTGGATGAACTTGAAGAAACTCTTTATAATTCAGAACTTTCTCTGGATATCTCAAAGATAAATCAGATACTGCAAAGGAATAATTCAACCCTTGTGGACTTCATAAAACATGTCCTGGGCCTTTACGAATATCCTTCACCCAATCATGTGATTAAAGATGCCTTTGATACTTTTATTATTGAAAATAATAAGCAATACAGTGCAGATCAACTCAATTTCATCCGAACCCTTCAGACTGTTTTCCTGAGAAAACAACATGTCGAATTCTCTAACCTCTGGAATGCTCCTTTCACCAACTTTGGTACGAATTCCCCTATGCCCATGTTCAGTAAGGAAGAATTAAATGCATTCATTCACATCTGCAATGAAGTCGAGGAAGAAATATTTGTGTCAGAGGCTTGATGAATGCAGAGGGAATTACCTGAAGGATGGAATAAATTTAAACTGGGAGAACTTACAAGAATAAGAACAGGTAAATTAGATGTAAATGCCCAAGATATAAATGGTAAATACCCTTTTTTCACTTGCTCTCAAAAAGTTTATAGTATAGATTTTTATGATTATGATTGTGAATGTGTTCTTGTTGCGGGAAATGGAGATCTGAATGTAAAATATTATAATGGTAAATTTAATGCATATCAAAGAACATATATAATCGAATCTCTTGATCAACGCATTCTTGATGTGAAATACTTATATTATTTTTTAAATAAATACATTAGTATTTTAAGAAATAAATCCATTGGTGGGGTTATTAAATACATAAAACTTGGTTACTTAAAAGACATAAAAATACCAATTCCTAAACTTGAAATTCAGAAAAAAATAGTGTATATTCTAGAAAAATCAGAGGATACAAAAAGACTTCGTGCACAGGCTGATGAACTGACACAACAATTACTGCAAAGTTTATTTTTGGAGATGTTTGGAGATCCTGCGAACAATCCAAACGGTTTTGATCAGGTTAAATTAGGTGACATAGGAGATGTGAGTAGTGGTTTAACACTAAATGGCCAAAGGAGAAATAACAAACAGAATTTATATCCCTATCTTCGTGTAGCCAATGTGTTTCGTAATAAATTTAACTTGAGTGAAATAAAATATATTCATGTGTCAAATTCTGAACTTGATCGGTTCCTACTGAAAAAAAATGATGTACTTATTGTAGAAGGGCATGGAAATATTGAAGAGATAGGAAGGTCAGCAGTATGGAATGGACAAATATCCAATTGTGTTCACCAAAATCACATAATCAAAGTGAGACTTAATGAAAAATACATTAGTCCTTTTTTCGTATCATATTTCCTAAATATGTATGGTAACAACGGATATTTTTCTTCAAAAAGTAGAACAACGAGTGGTCTAAACACAATTAGCACAAATAAAGTAAAAAATACAAAAGTTTGTTTGCCACCTATTGGTTTGCAAAAAAAATTTGAACGAATTGTAGTGAATATGAAGCAAATCCAAGATATACAAAAGCCATCAAAGCAACACATTGAAAATTTATTCAATTCTTTAGTACAAAAAGCATTCAAAGGGGAGTTGATAAAGTGAAAAAATACAGATATAGGAAAAAATGCAGAACCAAGAATATCAAATCCTTAATTGATTTGAATTGGGGAAAATGGGGTCCCTATGGTTATGCAGGTTTAAAAGCAAAAAATGGTATATCTGTCGGCTATTCCTTTGGAACACGTGGACAATTTGGATATGCCAGTTACAATAAAAGAAGAAAACAACTCAGATTAAAATATAACATGGATTCAGGATTGATCTCCCCTCGAATAAAGCACGAACTTTTACGAAATAAAAAACGAACAAGGAAGTGAAATTATGCGTCTATCACCTGAAATAAAATCGAAAATCGACTCTCTCTGGGACAAATTCTGGAGTGGTGGTCTGTCAAATCCTTTGGCATCCATTGAACAGATGTCCTATCTAATCTTCATGAAGCGTCTTGAGGAAATGGATGTAATGGAGCAGAGACGGGCAAATGCAATGGATAAGGAATACACATCCATCTTTGAAGGTAATGAAGATTGCAGGTGGTCTGTATGGAAACATAAATCTGCTGAAGATATGCTTGAACATGTCAGAGATGTTGTGTTTCCTTTCATGAAGAATATTCATGATGGAGAAAAAACCCTGTTCTCCCAGCATATGAAAGATGCTGTATTTACAATACCCAAACCCACACTTTTGCAGGAAGCAGTGGGGATTATTGATGAATTAAACATAGCCGCTCAGTCAACAGATGTGCAGGGTGATCTTTATGAATATCTGTTAAGCCAGTTATCCACAGCAGGAAAGAATGGCCAGTTCAGGACTCCCAGGCATATTATCAGGATGATTGTGGAACTTGTGGACCCTGATATCAATGACAGAATTTGTGATCCTGCATGTGGTACAGGTGGTTTCCTATTCTCTGCTTACAAACATATTCTACACAAATACACATCACCTGAATTGATAGAGCAGGATAAAGAAGGAGATTATCACAATCTTATAGGGGACAATATAACAGAAGAACAACATTGGAATAAGATCCATAGGGACACCTTCTATGGATTTGATTTTGATTCAACGATGATCCGTATTGGACTTATGAACATGGTCCTGCACGGTATCAAGTATCCTCATATTGAACTTGTGGATACTCTATCCAATCTCTACAATGAAGAGGAACGTTACACTGTAATCCTCGCCAATCCTCCTTTTAAGGGCAGCATAGATAAAGATAGTATAAACGATAAACTGACTCTCAATACTAAAAAAACAGAACTGCTCTTTGTGGAAAACATGATTCGTTTGCTGGAGCCAGGTGGGAAATGTGGTGTAATTGTCCCACAAGGTGTACTTTTTGGTAACTCTAAAGCACATAAAGGCCTTCGTAAAATGCTGATTGACACATGTCAGTTGGAAGGAATTGTGTCCATGCCCTCTGGTGTGTTCAAGCCTTATGCCGGGGTATCAACGGCTGTTTTGATATTCACTAAAGGTGGAGAAACAGAAAAGGCCTGGTTCTATGATATGGAAGCAGATGGATATTCTCTTGATGACAAAAGGATACCAACTGATATGAAGGGAGATATTCCTGACATAATTGAGAGATACACCAACAGACATGAGGAAAGTCCAGAGGACCGCAAAAATAAGTGTTTCTATGTCCCGGTTGACGAAATAAAGGAAAATGACTATGATCTCTCTATTTCCAGATACAAGGAAATTGAATATGAAGAAATAGAGTATGAAAAACCAGAGGTCATCATTCAAAGGATCGATGAATTGGAGGATCAGATTAAATCTAATGTGGCTGAATTGAAAGCAATGTTAAAACAGGATTCATGATATAAGTATTTTTTAACACTATGTTAGGAAAAATAAAAAGGTATATTTGAATGCTTAAATTAGCAAACGAACAAACCTTATAATGGAAACCACAGCGTTTAGTAATATACTAAGTTTACTAATTTTCTTTAGCAGACTATATTTAAATAGTATACCCTTAATATTCATATTTACCTCAATAGATTCGATTTTTGTATCAACACAAATCTTGAATTGTTTCTATTGTTCGTTGCGAGAGGTGCTTGTTGGAGCAAGCACCTTACAAAATTTTGTATATCTATTTTGATATTCACCTCTAATTTTGTTGACTAATGTGAATAAGGTTCATTTATTTATAATGCTTTTTCACCCTATATCTGTATACACTGAAATGTAATTGGTAACAAATGTGATACATTATAATTAAAAAATTTGAATTTTATTTTACAATTTCCTCCCATTGATTGAGCCTCTCATGTACATGTTTATTCAAAGTAAACGGCTTATCAACCTTGGCTCTACGTTTCAAATCAGGTAGAGTACCCTTTGAGAAACCCAATTTTTCCACTCAACATGGGAAATATCAAGAATCAACTGCCTTATTTCCATGTTGTCCTGTCTTTCAATTTCATATACATGAGACATGAAATCAACGGTTTTGTGTTTACCAACAAGGTATTGAGCCAGTTCTCTTGTCTCAATCCCCATAAGACCTCTAATTGTACCTGATTTCATAAATCTACATTTTCATCTATGCTTGAGTTGCTATTCTGTACCGAAAAAGGAAAAGACACCTTACTAACCCGTATCTATATAAACTAGCAGCAAGTAATTTTTTGATAATGATAGGGGGAATTATATGAAAACATTAGTAACATATATGACACAGACAGGAAATACAAAGAAAATAGGTGAAGCAATTTATGGGGAAATTACCGGGGAGAAGGATATCAAAGACATCGAAGATGTAAGCAACTTGGAAGGTTATGATCTTGTGTTTGTGGGCTTTCCGGTCCTGCAATTCAATATTCCAGAAAATGTTTCAAAATTTGTAAAAGAAAATGTAGCTGGTAAGAATATTGCATTTTTCATGACCCATGCTGTACCCGAGGG harbors:
- a CDS encoding type I restriction endonuclease subunit R translates to MIDLNELETRKQKIDVLLKEHGWDISDRSKVVVEVDTKQSDFNKQVYKQVNETRKNKSESKYADYLLLDDLGDPIAIIEAKRTSKDPVLGQKQAEEYADDIKAQIGKDVFIFLSNGYQIWFWDRERYPMRQIKGFHTQKDLQRFKFQIQNSKIDHDIEISKDIVDRSKSVEVAKRIVEHIHKGHRKALIVMATGTGKTRVAMAIIDQLIREERVQRVLFLTDRKGLRKQAYDKGFMKFFPDESKEKILSGNYDPHKRLYVSTIQTFQEIYNQKGKNGQYIISPGEFDLIFSDEAHRSIYSKWKGIFTYLDAIQIGLTATPADLVERDTFRFFECEDNAPTALYSYDEAVRDGVLCDFRKNVAGARTHFQIEGVKPDDLSPEEREELIKKGIDPDTINFEGTELEKKVAVKGTSEAIVREFMENCLPDQTGTLPAKTIFFAISKLHALRLWEAFERLYPEYKGKLAKRIISEDSRASELIEEFRDKDYPRIAISVDMMDTGIDVPEICNLVFAKPVFSKIKFWQMLGRGTRADAACEYREWLPNGEKEYFKVFDFWNNFEYWQMNPKGAKNESSEAITNRIFLFRLKQLDELMQRGNDDLAEDVKETVIEDIKALPMDSVSVKEHLQDVEKALSPKLWDNVGLDPIDFLQKKIMHLMKFKPGVNLNEANFTLKCEKLAYAVLQNNQHEIERLKKPIAKMVDQLPRTIDKVKDKEDLLDDVLARSFWNGVDFEDAKKMVDEIAPLMPYMAKEPRETIVIDMGDTIEERKEWILNEEEAEYETAYKEKVENWIQELADTHPVIIKIKNDEPLTENDLDELEETLYNSELSLDISKINQILQRNNSTLVDFIKHVLGLYEYPSPNHVIKDAFDTFIIENNKQYSADQLNFIRTLQTVFLRKQHVEFSNLWNAPFTNFGTNSPMPMFSKEELNAFIHICNEVEEEIFVSEA
- a CDS encoding restriction endonuclease subunit S; translated protein: MQRELPEGWNKFKLGELTRIRTGKLDVNAQDINGKYPFFTCSQKVYSIDFYDYDCECVLVAGNGDLNVKYYNGKFNAYQRTYIIESLDQRILDVKYLYYFLNKYISILRNKSIGGVIKYIKLGYLKDIKIPIPKLEIQKKIVYILEKSEDTKRLRAQADELTQQLLQSLFLEMFGDPANNPNGFDQVKLGDIGDVSSGLTLNGQRRNNKQNLYPYLRVANVFRNKFNLSEIKYIHVSNSELDRFLLKKNDVLIVEGHGNIEEIGRSAVWNGQISNCVHQNHIIKVRLNEKYISPFFVSYFLNMYGNNGYFSSKSRTTSGLNTISTNKVKNTKVCLPPIGLQKKFERIVVNMKQIQDIQKPSKQHIENLFNSLVQKAFKGELIK
- a CDS encoding type I restriction-modification system subunit M encodes the protein MRLSPEIKSKIDSLWDKFWSGGLSNPLASIEQMSYLIFMKRLEEMDVMEQRRANAMDKEYTSIFEGNEDCRWSVWKHKSAEDMLEHVRDVVFPFMKNIHDGEKTLFSQHMKDAVFTIPKPTLLQEAVGIIDELNIAAQSTDVQGDLYEYLLSQLSTAGKNGQFRTPRHIIRMIVELVDPDINDRICDPACGTGGFLFSAYKHILHKYTSPELIEQDKEGDYHNLIGDNITEEQHWNKIHRDTFYGFDFDSTMIRIGLMNMVLHGIKYPHIELVDTLSNLYNEEERYTVILANPPFKGSIDKDSINDKLTLNTKKTELLFVENMIRLLEPGGKCGVIVPQGVLFGNSKAHKGLRKMLIDTCQLEGIVSMPSGVFKPYAGVSTAVLIFTKGGETEKAWFYDMEADGYSLDDKRIPTDMKGDIPDIIERYTNRHEESPEDRKNKCFYVPVDEIKENDYDLSISRYKEIEYEEIEYEKPEVIIQRIDELEDQIKSNVAELKAMLKQDS
- a CDS encoding flavodoxin family protein, giving the protein MKTLVTYMTQTGNTKKIGEAIYGEITGEKDIKDIEDVSNLEGYDLVFVGFPVLQFNIPENVSKFVKENVAGKNIAFFMTHAVPEGFEAIHSWTGSCKDIAASGNYLGTFECQGELAQPVIDMLLESDDPQMKEFGEMGPSTKGQPDASRVQKARQFAKEIQAKVQ